A stretch of DNA from Campylobacter concisus:
AATAAAATTTAATAAATTTGAAAAATCACATATGTTGGGGGTTGCCGCACAGATAGATGCTATTGATATGGCTAAAAGTATACATATTTTTAGAGTAGGTTTTAACAGTATTATTCATCAAAATATCGGAAGTGGTAATTTGTATAATAGACATAATTATAATGAAGTTCTATATGGAAATATTTTACTTCAAAAAAAATATCCGTTTATTGGTTCTGCTAACGACATAAAGCTATCACAGGTTATAGGCTTAATGAATTTATCTTTAAATGATAAGGCTGGATTGTATTTTGCATTTATAAAACCTGATAAAAACCTAATAAATAAAATAATTAATGATAGTAAATTGCATCTTAAATGGCATCAAAAATTAGATCTTTTTTTCATAAATTATTCTTTTCCTGTATTTGTAATAAGGATATATTTGCTTTTAAAAAATATTTATTTGATTATAAAAACGAATTTTTTAAGGTTCAGAGCCGATTCTGATACTGTTGATAAAATACAAAAAGACTTTAAAAATAATCAATGTAAGATGTAGCTGTGCTTATTGTTAGTAATAAAAGTCTTATTAAAAACCTTGTATCTATAATATCAATTGATGTTCTTGCAAAATCTAGTAGTTTACTTCTTTTACCCATTTATTTAAAACTTATGACTCAGGAGGAATTTGGCATATATTCATATGCTATAGGATTGTCTGCATTTTTTACATCAATTGGATCAATGGGGTTGTATGGTGCCATTAATAGATATTTTTATGATAGAAGATATTCGCAGAATGAAGTAGTTAGTACATTATTCTTGATATTAGTTATATCAATAGTATCTTTTGTTTTTGCTTTGATATCAACAATTCATATATGGAGAGACCTGGTATTTGGTAATTTAAAGAATAATGTTGTTGTTTTGGTTATTTTATCTATATTTCATGGAGCAATAATTCAATTTTTTATGAGTTTTTTTTATATTGATAAAAAATATAAAGAAATTAGAAATTTTAATTTGGCGAGATTGGTATTGGTTAATAGTATATCTTTGGGGGTTATGTATCTCTTTTCACAAAATTCTGTAGTAGAAAGATTAAGTGCGCTAATAATATCAGAGCTTTTAGTGTGTATACTATTTTTTAAATATATTTTGCAATATTTTTCTTGCAGAAAGTTTAATAAAAATTTAGCTAAAGATAGTGTTATATTTGGCTATCCGCTTGTTCTTAATGCTGTATTGGGATTTATTTACTCTTTTGTTGATAAATACTTCATACAAAATCTTTTTGATTTTAATTTAGTGGGTGAATATTCTTTTATTTTTGCATTTTCATCTATGTTTGCTATTCTATTTTCAAGTATACACAATTTTTGGTTGCCATTTTTTTTTAATCCAGCAAATAAGCATTTATTATCTATTAAAATTATCCAGCTAATTAGCTTATTATTTGTTTTGGCTATTGTTTATTATTTTGTGGTTCTATTTTTACTAAAATTTCTATTTGTTTTTGGGGTTTTTAATTCGGCGTATAGGGCTGGTATTCCGTATTTGTGGGTGCTAGTGTTTTCACAGTTTATTTTGTCGGTTTCCAGTCTTTTAAATAATTACTTTTCCTTATATAACAAAACCATATATGGCCTATATATATCATTGATTATGTCGTTCGTTTCGATATTCATTATGTACTTTTTTATTAGTGCATATCAGGTATATGGTGCGGCTATTGCTGTTTTGATAAACTCTGTAATTGGCCTGATGCTCACTCTCGTATTTGTGAGATATTTGAAGGTGAGGAATAATGAATAATTTATTAAAATTAGATACATATAGTTTTGATGAAAAATGTGTATATTGCGGCAATAAGCTGGTGTTGGAGAAGTATTTTTTTTATGGGTGGAGATACTTATATGAGTGTAGATGTACAAAATGTCAGGCAAATTTTTTAGTAGACATGCCAATATTTTCTGGCATACCATACCCCGCTATTTATGATAAAGATAAGAAAAAAGTAGTAAATAGTGTTGCCGATTGGTGGAAAGATCCGTTAGAAAACATTAACCTAAATATGGTAAATGATAATATAATATCTTATTTAAGTATCAGTATAAAAAGAAAAAAAATAATAGTTTTTAATTTGCTAGACTTTGTTTTTGGTCATTGTTTTATGCGTTTAGAAAGATTAACATACTATATTGACAATGAAAAGTATAATGAATATGATTTTTTAGTGATTATTCCTTCGCAGCTTAGATTTTTGATTAAAAATTTTGAAAATAAAATCTCATTAATTGAAACAAATACTTCTTTTTCAAAGTACAAATATTTTTATACTTGCATAGATAGGAAAATAAAAAATAGTATTCAAAGCTATTGTGATGTTTATTGTGAAATGCTCAAATATCCGCAGCAAGAGTTTTTGGGGTTGACGAAATTAAATCTTCCTATAAGAAAATGGGTGAATGAGATAGATAAAATAGTTATTGTCTATAGGAAGGATAGAACAGTTGGAGTTACTAGTAGGTCCCAGTATATATTTTACAAAAAGTTAATACTAATGTTAGGATCGCTAGACATAAAAGTTATTTTAATAGGAGATAAGGATAAGTATTGCTTTTCCAATGTTTGTGATTTGAGAGTGGAAAAAATGGAACAAAATACAGATGATATATGGAATGAAGCTTGTAGCGGAAGTATAACCATTGGCGTTCATGGCTCAAATATGCTGATTCCCAGTATTTGCTCATCCTACAATATTGAATTTGTTAATACCGATAAATTATATAATTTTGGTCAAGCTACAGCGTTTTTAGAAAATTTAAATCATCAAGAAACCATTCAAAAATATAGATATGTTTACGGAAATAAATATCTTAGCAACATAGATCCGAAAATGGTTTATGCACTAGTTAAATCTATTGTGGTTAAGATGAATTATGTTTTTAATGCTGTAAGACATGAAAAATTTGAAGATATAGACACAATAAGAAAGTTGTATCAAATGGCAAATAATTGTAAATTAACCTATTCTTTTTATGATAAAATTAACTCGGCAATATATAAAATAAGAAAATTTATAAATATATGAATAATATACTAGTATCGGTTTGCATCCCTGTGTTTAATCGTGAAAAAATAATTTCACATACTATTGATAGTGTGATTAATCAAAGCTATAAGAATATTGAAATTATAGTCTCAGATAATTGCAGTACTGATAATACTTTTAATATATTGGAGAGCTACGCTAAAAAGGATCGTAGAATAAAATTATTTAAAATGGAAATAAACAAAGGTCCAGTTGAAAATTGGAGAAATTGTTTTGTAAACTCTTCTGGGCAGATTATAAAATTTCTATGGTCGGATGATTATATTGATTTAGATTTTATAAAAAGGACGTTGAAAGAGCTAAAATTTAATGTTGGTTTTGTTTATACGCCAGTGAAGTGGTATGATGTAAAAAGTATGAAAATTTGCCAAGATATTGGTTTTAAAATAGTTAATAAGTCTTTATTGACATTGGATTTTTTTGTAGAATCATTGATACTTCAAGGCAGTGTTCCTGTTTCTGGAACATGTGCTATATTTAGGAGAAATATTATCGGAGACCTATTTAGTAGTAATATTAGCAATTGTTTAAATTTAAACTATAATATTAATGGAGCTGGGTTTGATTCATTAATGTTTTTATATGCAAAAAAAAACTATAATTATTTTGCTTACACAGACGATGTTTTTGCCTATTATGGTGTTGATAAGGATAGTATTAGTGTACAAGATGGAGAAAAATTGACTCCATATTATTTTTCCTTTTTCTTTGGCTTTCTTAAAGAGTTTAAATATGGTACAAAACTGATCGCTAAATTTAAAAGTAGGATTTTATTTTATAAATTTTTTTATATAAGAGATGAGCATACGAAAGATTTGCTAGACAAATTATTATTTATTATAAATAATAAGCTTGATTATTTATTTCTTATAAAGCTTATAGTCAAAAATTATTTTATGGATAAATTAAAAGCATTCCAAAAAAGAATTCTTAATAAATTAAAAAATGTTTACAGCTCTACATTATTTGATTTAAAGGTTAAACAAAATGATACAGAATAATAATTTATATGTTTATGCGCCTATAGTATTATTTGTATATAATCGCCCAAATCATACCAAGAAAGTATTAGAAGCTTTATTGGCAAACGAGTTGGCCCATCAAAGTGAAATTTTTATATATTCAGATGCGCCTAAAAGTCAAAATGATGAAATTAATGTCGTAGAAGTAAGAAAATATATAAAAAAAATAAGCGGATTTAAAAATATTACTATAATAGAACGAGAAAAAAATTTTGGTTTGGCTAATAGCATAATAGATGGCGTTGGTAAAGTTATAAATGAATATGGTAAAACAATAGTTCTTGAAGACGATATCATTACTAGTCCGAATTTTTTACAATTTATGAACAATGCTCTTGATTTTTACTCAGATAATAAAAGTATTATGTCGATTAGCGGTTATATGTATCCGTGTGAAATTCCATATTCTTATAAAAAAGATATATTGCTATTTAATAGATTTAGCTCTTGGGGCTGGGGAATGTGGAGCAATAGATGGAATCTAATAAATTTTGATATAACCGAAAATGATAAGATATTTCATGATAAGAATCTGCAAAAGCAGTTTAATGTCGGGGGAGAAGATCTATATAATATGCTTTTACTTCAACTTCAAGGAAAAATAAATTCATGGGCAATAAGGACTGCTTTAGCAAGCGCGCTACATAACAAGGTAACGGTTTATCCTATAAAGAGTTTAGTTAAAAATATTGGATTTGATAATTCTGGTGTTCATTGTGGAGAAACACATGTCTATGATATTGTTTTGGATAGTATGTTTTTACCAGAGGTATCCAACGTAAGCATAGATGATAATATTGTAAAAATAATAAGAAAGAAATTCAGCCCTACTAAATTACAAAAAATAAAATCTTTTATAAGGAAAATAATAAAATGAACTTTATACCTATATCACAACCATCTATTACACAACTTGAAATAGACTATGTAAATGATGCTGTAATATCTGGATGGGTATCTTCACTAGGTGAATATATTACTAAATTTGAGAATGAATTTGCATCTTTTTGTGGGACAAAATATGCGCTCTCTGTTTCAAACGCTACTGTTGGATTGCATTTAAGTTTAGTTGCGCTGGGTATTGGTAAAGACGACGAAGTGATTATCCCAGATCTAACTTTTGTTGCAACTGGAAATGTCATAAAATATGTGAACGCTAAGCCCGTAATTGTTGATATTGATCCAGATACCCTTTGCATGGATGTTAATTGCATTAACAAAGCTATTACTAAAAATACAAGAGCAATTATCCCAGTCCACCTTTATGGACATCCAGCTGATATGAATAAAATAAATGAAATAGCTAAAGAAAATAATCTTTTAGTTATAGAAGATGCAGCCGAAGCTCATGGTGCAGAGATAGATGGAAGACGTGTTGGTGGTTTTGGTGATGTTGGTGTTTTTAGTTTCTATGGTAATAAAATTATAACTTCTGGTGAAGGTGGTATGATCACGACTAACAACAAGAATCTTTATGAAAGATTAAAATTTTTAAGAGATCATGCAATGAGTTCGGAAAAACGATACTGGCATACCGAAGTGGGATTTAATTATCGTATGACAAATCTCCAGGCAGCACTTGGACTAGCCCAATTAAGAAGAATAAAAGACTTAATACAAAAGAGGATTGAGATATTTGAATGGTATAAAGAAGGGTTGTCTGGTATTGAAAACATTTCATTAAATAGAACTCAGGCAGGCATAAAAAATGTTTATTGGATGATATGCCTAGAAATATTGGGCTATACAGAAAAACAAAGGGATGAATTTTTGGTAAAGCTAAAAGAAAAAGGTATTGATGGAAGACCATATTTTTATCCATTGTCAGACATGCCTATTTTTGATAGTGCGAATACTTATAATGCTCATAATATTTATAAGACAGGACTTAATTTGCCAAGTTTTTTTGATATCACAGAAGAGCAAGTTTTATCTATATGTAAAACTATAAAAGAAATTTTATACGAAAAATAATATTTTATAACAATTATATAAAAAGGATATTTTTTGGCTGTATTTGAGAGTTACTATAATGATTTTTACAAGGAGTTATCTAAAATAGATATGCAAAATAATTCTTTTTCCAAGATAGAAGATA
This window harbors:
- a CDS encoding oligosaccharide flippase family protein, with protein sequence MLIVSNKSLIKNLVSIISIDVLAKSSSLLLLPIYLKLMTQEEFGIYSYAIGLSAFFTSIGSMGLYGAINRYFYDRRYSQNEVVSTLFLILVISIVSFVFALISTIHIWRDLVFGNLKNNVVVLVILSIFHGAIIQFFMSFFYIDKKYKEIRNFNLARLVLVNSISLGVMYLFSQNSVVERLSALIISELLVCILFFKYILQYFSCRKFNKNLAKDSVIFGYPLVLNAVLGFIYSFVDKYFIQNLFDFNLVGEYSFIFAFSSMFAILFSSIHNFWLPFFFNPANKHLLSIKIIQLISLLFVLAIVYYFVVLFLLKFLFVFGVFNSAYRAGIPYLWVLVFSQFILSVSSLLNNYFSLYNKTIYGLYISLIMSFVSIFIMYFFISAYQVYGAAIAVLINSVIGLMLTLVFVRYLKVRNNE
- a CDS encoding glycosyltransferase family 2 protein, which encodes MNNILVSVCIPVFNREKIISHTIDSVINQSYKNIEIIVSDNCSTDNTFNILESYAKKDRRIKLFKMEINKGPVENWRNCFVNSSGQIIKFLWSDDYIDLDFIKRTLKELKFNVGFVYTPVKWYDVKSMKICQDIGFKIVNKSLLTLDFFVESLILQGSVPVSGTCAIFRRNIIGDLFSSNISNCLNLNYNINGAGFDSLMFLYAKKNYNYFAYTDDVFAYYGVDKDSISVQDGEKLTPYYFSFFFGFLKEFKYGTKLIAKFKSRILFYKFFYIRDEHTKDLLDKLLFIINNKLDYLFLIKLIVKNYFMDKLKAFQKRILNKLKNVYSSTLFDLKVKQNDTE
- a CDS encoding glycosyltransferase; this translates as MIQNNNLYVYAPIVLFVYNRPNHTKKVLEALLANELAHQSEIFIYSDAPKSQNDEINVVEVRKYIKKISGFKNITIIEREKNFGLANSIIDGVGKVINEYGKTIVLEDDIITSPNFLQFMNNALDFYSDNKSIMSISGYMYPCEIPYSYKKDILLFNRFSSWGWGMWSNRWNLINFDITENDKIFHDKNLQKQFNVGGEDLYNMLLLQLQGKINSWAIRTALASALHNKVTVYPIKSLVKNIGFDNSGVHCGETHVYDIVLDSMFLPEVSNVSIDDNIVKIIRKKFSPTKLQKIKSFIRKIIK
- a CDS encoding DegT/DnrJ/EryC1/StrS family aminotransferase, which gives rise to MNFIPISQPSITQLEIDYVNDAVISGWVSSLGEYITKFENEFASFCGTKYALSVSNATVGLHLSLVALGIGKDDEVIIPDLTFVATGNVIKYVNAKPVIVDIDPDTLCMDVNCINKAITKNTRAIIPVHLYGHPADMNKINEIAKENNLLVIEDAAEAHGAEIDGRRVGGFGDVGVFSFYGNKIITSGEGGMITTNNKNLYERLKFLRDHAMSSEKRYWHTEVGFNYRMTNLQAALGLAQLRRIKDLIQKRIEIFEWYKEGLSGIENISLNRTQAGIKNVYWMICLEILGYTEKQRDEFLVKLKEKGIDGRPYFYPLSDMPIFDSANTYNAHNIYKTGLNLPSFFDITEEQVLSICKTIKEILYEK